The Lytechinus pictus isolate F3 Inbred chromosome 10, Lp3.0, whole genome shotgun sequence genome includes a window with the following:
- the LOC129269442 gene encoding uncharacterized protein LOC129269442, whose translation MSKPSSKTSDPVYIFLAFFVLVEFIGVVLVNTLASLPSDPTGWFLNTTGDISDKYDVSITPAGWAFSIWSVIYIWQAIWIIYVIVNIFRTNKFGKVYLNPSLVPPVFLASYSVNLVLNIAWLFCFDRQYIPVAFGVLALIAFSAYVCLFISYRAVSRHIDQLWEHHRLDLWLNSIFIQNGILIYATWCSIATLLNFSMVLTYWADVEERIACLICLSILAAELVLYFLVDIFFLEYHLRSAFMVYPVVIWASTAVLVNNWDPNSSVSIFTAVIVGLASAAFVVKQIKSIMTCCCCKDQKTDASKEKMSMENVA comes from the exons ATGTCGAAGCCGAGTTCGAAAACGAGCGATCCCGTTTATATATTCCTGGCCTTCTTTGTCCTGGTCGAGTTCATTGGCGTCGTCCTCGTCAACACTCTTGCATCTTTGCCTTCAGATCCCACAG GTTGGTTCCTGAACACGACGGGTGACATATCGGATAAGTACGATGTATCCATCACCCCTGCTGGTTGGGCCTTTTCAATCTGGTCTGTCATTTATATCTGGCAAGCAATTTGGATCATCTACGTCATCGTCAACATCTTCAGAACAAACAAATTTGGAAAG GTGTACCTGAACCCATCGCTCGTCCCGCCAGTATTTCTAGCATCCTACTCCGTCAACCTAGTCCTCAACATTGCCTGGTTGTTCTGCTTTGATAGACAGTATATACCAGTCGCCTTCGGTGTCTTAGCCCTCATCGCATTCAGTGCCTATGTATGTCTCTTCATCAGCTACCGAGCCGTCAGTAGACACATAGATCAACTCTGGGAACATCACAG GCTCGATCTTTGGCTTAATAGTATCTTCATCCAAAACGGCATCCTCATATACGCAACTTGGTGTTCAATCGCAACTCTCCTCAACTTTAGCATGGTCTTGACCTACTGGGCTGACGTCGAAGAGAGGATCGCCTGCCTTATTTGTCTCTCCATCCTCGCCGCCGAGCTCGTCCTCTACTTCCTCGTCGATATCTTCTTCCTCGAGTACCACCTGCGATCTGCCTTCATGGTCTACCCGGTTGTCATCTGGGCCTCGACGGCGGTACTCGTTAACAACTGGGACCCCAACAGTAGTGTGTCTATTTTCACAGCCGTCATCGTTGGCTTAGCTTCCGCTGCATTCGTGGTCAagcaaatcaaatcaatcatgACATGTTGTTGTTGCAAGGATCAAAAGACTGATGCAAGCAAAGAGAAAATGTCGATGGAGAACGTCGCCTAA